TTTAATTTGATATTTCTGTAGGCCTAGAACTTACAATTCACTTTGAGTTCATGAGAATGCCAGCACCAAATTATTTGGGTCCAGACGCTTTTGAGTTTACAAACATGCTGATAAATTACTAATAATAGTTAAACAGCAGATACAAATATGACCGAACAACATTTAGTTGTCTTACCAGCTTCTCGGATAGGTAGTTGGCCAGGAATCCTCCCCCAAGAATAGCAAGGACAGTTGCAATCAAGTGTCCAGCTATGGCTCCACTAGCAACGCCCAAAGGAGACTACAAAAAAAAAGGCATTTGGTCAATGCTTAAACCAGCTAAACCAAATAATTCACAAGTAAATACTGTAAAACAACTTGCAAACACACCTGTGCAGCACCCAAAGCAATTGTAGCCAGCATAGACCGATCTCCCCACTCCTACAGGTGCAGAACATTTAGGAAACAATAAGATGGTTATTTGACAGGATTTAAGCACAAAGCTCCCAAATATTCTTGACAAACAATTTCACAGTCAATGAGAAACAACTTACCGCAAGGAAAACAAGACTGAAGGACTTCCAAAGGACCTCAAGAGGGCTGGTGAGCTTCTTAGAAACCTGTAATGAAGTAGAAGAACTTTCAGTAAAGGACATAGAAAAGGCTGGAAACTTCTTTCAGTATTTCAATTTTGTCAGGAAGACATACTTGCACCGGCTTTCAGGTAATAAGTGTACAATCAAAGAATTGTAGTTTTTCACAAGAATTCTGAACATAAACAATAGTATGGACAAGGACAACCTTTTCTTTGACAAGCTCCTCAGCCTCAGCCAGTTCCCCACTCTCAGAGTTTCCCTCAATGTTCCCATTGGCACTATCAGGAAGTGCCAATGCATCTTTTATTGACTTAAAACCAAAGAATGCCAGCAGAACAACTGCAGCATACTCTCCTATCGGTAATGCTGAAGGCAAACCATGGTTTCACAATTATGTTGTTAAGCATAATGGAACAAACATACCACACTAAATACAATTGGAGAAAGAATGACAAATTGTACATCACAAATTACAATGCATAGTACCATAAAAGCGTGAGCATTTCTTTCCAAAACATAATGGATTGTTTAGTAAAGTAAGTAATTATACTAACTTGTTTGAAACTGTGTTGGTACAGACTGGAAAACCCGTCCAATTATAACACTCACAATAGTCATCAGGGAAAGGGCAGCCGTTGACCCAAGTAAAACCTGCTCATAAAATTCACAGAATGATATAAATGCTCAAACATTTGCAGAAAAAACTACATATTGTGCTATAGAAAAAAAAGGCAAGTCAATATCATGTATAGGAAAATATTTGAATACACATTACTCCTAAACCATGAAATCACTTCTACGAAACAACAACCCTCATATATATGCCAGTAAGAATTTTGTAGTACTAAGTTACGGAAAATATGCGTATTTATCATAAGTCCAGTAACGGCTTCAACTCAAAAACTAATATGCATTGCAAAATTTCAGACACATGTATTCATTTGTACTGGCCTTGTTACACCTACATTCTTCATCAACAGGCTACTTCCACCTGAGCTCAGACTGTTTCCATGCCATCACTGGCCATGTTTAAAAGGAAGCCATGCTATAAGATGGTGCTATAATCTATACTCTAGCCAGTGGCCAGTGGAACACACTAAACATGTGAGTGATGTCCAATCTAACAGGATTGCAACACCATTAAGAGAATGTTGTGATCACTTGGTTCTTATTCCTTCTAGTGCAGGCAAATGGAACAGTTTGATGATGCCTGAATTATAGTTGAAACTAGTCTTTTTAGCTCTTTGGATTCCAGAAGGATCTAGGATATGTTTATCATTTACATGGAGATCTCTGCTCAACTGATCAAGTCATCAAGCAGTTAGCCCTGCTAATCTTGCAATAGTTCTGGGCTTTAGTCCATTAAAAGATTCCAATAAAGGATAAAACAGTCTTTTGCCTACGTGTATATAAAATGGAAAGGTGGCATATATGCAAGAGCCACTGCTTATGGCTAGCAGTTTTTATTATTAAATGGCAGGTACTTTGGAGTGAGATATACACATATTTCTATatcaaagtaaaaaaaaaagtgatatCTAGAGATGAGTAAAACGAAAAAAATCAAATAGTTAAACAATAAAGTGAGACAGACACTAAATTTACAGGTTCACAACTTACCAATGCTTTTTGATATTGCATTGCGAGTAGTGCGGCAATGAAAAATGTCTGCGATGACAGAAATGTCAACCCAATAAAATTCCTTTGGCCTACTTAAAAGTGCTTTAAACATATAACATGATCTCCCAATGGaagaaaagtaaacatatgATATCTGCTGAGCTTACAAAAGAGAGCATTGCAGAACAACTGAACAACATGTAGCTAGAACTGATAGCAATGAAAAGACAAAATAAGAACTCCAATACATGTAAGATTGAAACTACATTATAGTAGGCAATTCACTACTGAGGAGATGCAAGTCCCATCTTATTGAGCTGACAATAAGTCCTCAATTATCGAAATATAATAACTGTAGTTAAGCTGCATGCTGGTAACCTTAATGTACAATTAGAAACTCAAAGTATGTTGTGAATGTTTCTGTTACACTACAAATAAGTTTTAGGAAATGGTGGAGTATGTCTTATGTTACTGGAAAGAAGATGAACAGACATGTTGCAGTGTATCTGGAAGCTCAAGatcagagggagggagggagagaggtcACTTGAAATGTACCTTATCTCCAATCTCAGATACAAAAATCAGTGTAAATGCTGCCGTGAAACCTGATTTTGCCAGCATAGATACAACTGCAGATGGTTGTCCTTTAAAGAAAAAACCAGCTGCCAGGGCGCAGAGAAGTAGCGCGGCACCAATAGATTGGAAACTAGATCCTGAAAGTGGTTTTGTTCTGTGATGCATTGTCAAAGATAGAAGAAGTTCAGTGTACAAGACGCTGGCATGAAAATCGTGGGAAAAGAAGGGGAGGACTAGTACTCACGGTTTATTGGAATCTCTGGTAGCAGAATTATCCAAATGTTCTCCATGGCTATTTGCTCCATCTTCTTCATAGCTCCCAGCACCAATATTTACATTGGACATTTGCACCCTAACGTCATGTCTTATTGGTTTCATCCATGGTAACAACCTATATTTTActgttaaaaataaaaataccgAATACGTAATCAAAATCACATGTAGCCTGAGCAAGATTGAAGAAGACACCTAAAGAAACAAGGGAAGCCTTTTGTCAATATAGGAACGTGTAGGCAGTATTATGAATCGAAGGGCCGATTTTGCGGCTACAATTCTGTTTTCTGGaatttaattagttttgtaaatccTTAGTAACTTCAATAAGACTTTCTATTATGGATCCAGAAAGGATGCTTTCACTTACTGCTACATCAAGAATCAAGAAGTAGGAAAGAAAGGTTTGCTTTCTAAGAGGTCACCGTGATGACAAATTGAACCTGAGGCTCCTTCGGCAGAAATACAATTTTGGTGTGCATACCATGTAAAGTTTCTGTTCTTAAAAAAAACATGATCAACTTGATAAAACCGTTTCACAAAAGGAACGTATAAAATGTTGTTGATTTGCCAACAGTGAATATATTGCATTCCAATCTGTGCTACTAATCATGTGCAAAACAAAGGCAGTGACATCAGCTTAAAAGTAACAGGGCTGTAAAGATCTTCTTAGGTTATACGGGTAGGATGGATAATTTGGCGGATTCATTTCCACAAGACTCTTGAAAGGTTGTGCTCCAACAAGGCACTGCTACAAATAAAGGATCTGCAGCACTAGCGTTCAGTATTCTTAACGGCTGCCGTAATTTTCCTGACTCGCGCGCTATACCTCGAACATTTCAATTCAATATTACACGCTCCGCCTGGAATTGGTCTGTCCGGATACAATTTGAATCGCTTAAGGTCGTCTCAGGTCAAAATGGAGGTCCAGAGAGGCAGAGACATGAACCCGTCACACCCATGGAGGCAGCCGTTGATCTAGCCTAGAGGTCAAACGGCCGAATCGAAACACACAGAATCCAAAAGGCGCGTACCAAACCTGGCCGTGTCCGCCTTGTGCTCGGgctcggcggcgacgcggcaggAGCCCCTCGCTGCCTGCGGGCGCGCCGTGGCTCCGCCGGGCCACCGCGCGGCAGTAGCCaccgccactgccaccaccatcCCCGTAGACGCTCGGCGCCGCTGGGCTGCCGTCCGCCGGCGTAGCTGGGGAGCTGGGTGGGgtgggggagaggaggagcgGAGACCGGAGAGAGCACTCGAGGAGTCGAGGTCTCAAGAGTGGATAGCCGCAGCTGTGTTTTTTTTGTTCCTTCCGTTTCGTGCGCTTTGTCGTCGTCGACACGGACGGGAAGGTTCATCTGGGCTCTAGTTTGCGAGCTGGGCCAGGCCCTGGAGGGGAGCTTCGTCGGGGCCCAAAACTCTGCCCTGCCATTTGGatttttctccatttttatatttaacatTTTtcgtttatttaaaaaaatcacctCGAACCAGTTTTGCAAATGTATATCTGTATAGCaggcttagagcatctccaagagtatcatatttctcttctttatttttattttttttaaaagacaATAAAACACTTTCTAATAGTTCTCCATCCTAATTCCCTATCTTCTAACAATTAGCAAATTAGATTCCCTTGTGCGTAAAAATATGCACGCCTCCGTCGCTCCCCATCGCCCCTCCCTCACGACTTTTTTCTggcgccttcttcttcctcacgcCATCATTCCTTCGCGCCATGGGTCCAGTTTAATTCTTTTGGTTTTTCTCACGTTCTAGGATTTAGGGTTTAGTTtctgtagccgccgccgccgccgttggcctACCCGCCATGGactgctgtaacacccggtttataaaaaaacataaactgagcaatcatatacatgccaggatcaagtcacacgtatatacaacagaatgaacagtatatcatagcacatatcacgtaaaaaggcataataaagcgaatacgaatgttatttattacattaatgacaaaaaatgtctgatacagcggaagcgaagtacaaaatacggtaaaagctctccgaagctgagcagggcgccacagggacgtcgactgggagacgaacacctagaagtcctcatagtcctggtagcgctggacgaactccctcgtgtcggcaggaactgagcagcagtagcgtagccaagaggaaaagtagagaagaggcaagagtgagtacacaacttgtactcaacaagtataacacaaactatgaggctctaaggttggctgactcaactgcattagcttttaagtcttggcaaaattttattaaagctatttactacgagttgatgaattaccattaacccagttacatagtaattagtcaaatttaatcatgatactactgagaaccaaaccgaaaccaagataccaaggtaaccccgagaggcacctccctcgtcggaaggagacaaccccactaatcaaaaggaggatctgggccgctcataaccgtgagcacagctagtataccagttttacactctgcagatgttgcacatctttatccacaagtcgtgagctacgccagttgttcatcacacttccttaggtgagatgactagcgactcactacgaggccattacaaagaatctcgttggtaaggcgtaaccgcgaagagttagatcggcgacgatgggtcccacctccgggggtacaagcacaggagcgcaatccaagcacagaccaagccggaggagcagggaccattgaagcttactactcttgccccacaggtaagttactccaaatcaaaaagacctaattagtaagccaagtctatcccattctagccttgtggtagcgctgttgtcccaggttgtcgctctatgaaccggtccttatggagagtggccaaccaagcactaagcaccgtgctggccccctaaaccatgtttctacaaaaaccatcttttaatgagacgtgagccactcatccacacagagggccactctcagaattaagttcaagtaaaccattaatcaaattaattaaaaaggaccagaatgtgttatagcgcagcaacctagcacaactaataaaaatgcaacccaaaggatatatataaaggatataaagtggctaggaaggtccttataggcatacagtattaaaatacagtatgaaattatatttaaaagtgataggttgttcatgttatacttgccttcctcgtactgctcctgctgctgctcaaagtgctcggaagacggctgatccgggtactggtactggggctcctcagatggatcaatgtctactcacgaacacatggccaaaacaatgcacaataataagcatacaagcaaacactaataaaaactaaaaaatagtacatcaatacataaaaacagcacataaAACTAGTCCAAAattattctacgtgttacaacgatcgcgtggacataaagaacgcctaaaacggagctaaaacgcttAATCTAGGGCAAAAACAAGGTTCGGGGGCTTATTTgtgataaaaacagggttccagggacttttctgctaaaaccgagggcctagacttaattaaccattaaatctaagggctagcatggaaaagaccaggtgctggacggcgggttcaattttaaagaagctcagggggtcaaacgctaaaaacaggacctctgcgtaattatttttgaaaggcggtggactgcgggttgaatctactaaaatgcaggggctctttaaaaAATGTTACAGGCTGAAGCGGTATGGTTAGATCTGAGCCGTTGGATTGCGATCCGTCGGCTctgggcgaaggggtacgcAAGATCTAATCTTGGGCGCCGATCTAAGATCGAACGGCCAAGGGTTTCTgggtgcgcgggcggcggcggaacgcgccggcgtGCCCTGTTCCGCGGTGGCGCAGCTtagggctcgccggagcaggccgAAACGGCGCCCAGGGCtcggtttggcatgcggtttggccggggagggTCTACGCGGGGCGCGTGATCCATTGGTGGGCTCTGCGAGGTGTGATGGGGACCGGGCGTGGCTGCGCGACGGTAATGGCGGGACTGGGCGGCGGGGAAAGCCGGAGCACGGTGTTCGGGGCTCGGGAAGGACCTACTAGTCATGGCAGCTAGCTcaaaaggaggagaagggggtACTGAGGCTCACCGAGGTTTGGATTGGGTCGGGGATGTCGCGCAGAGTGGGCGTCGGCGGGGTCCGAGCGGCGGgtcgtggcggagctcgcgtGGTCCGGGGCTAGGGCCACTTTCCGTGCGTCTGATCCCCACGGGTGGTCTCGCGGGGCTCCTGCAGAGGTTCTACAGAAGTCAGAGAGGTCGGAGACCCAATGCCGGTGAGCAATTGCTCAAAGGCCAGTTACCTGCTCCGGCGGTTTCGGCCGAAATCCGGTGCGCACACGGGTCGGGGTCGGAGGGGATGGCTCCGGGGCGCTTCCTGGTGCCAAGGAGAAACCGTAGCGGGGAcctttagggtttggggtgcggcggggcggcgtggctgcggcggcgcagaggatttagcgcggcggagcgggcggtggcggcgtgctAGGGTTAGGGATGGCGGCTGCGTGGGGAGATGGGGCGCTGGGGAGAGCCAGGGCGTGTTTAAGAAGGGAAGGCCGGCCTCGGCGTGCAGGTCCAGGGGCTGACGCGGCGCGGAGATCACGGCGAGGACTCGGCCGGGCGTTGCGCGGGGTAAGCGGGAGGtgggggatgacaggcgggTCCGGCCTGGTAGCGAAAGGGCGAGCGagagcgggcgacgcgggccgagcggggtgcgggcgagcggggcgctgagcgctgggccgcgcgcttgGGCCGAGCGGACtgggctggggggggggggtggcactGCTGGCTGGGCCGCGGGGGAAAGGGAAAAGAGGGATGAGCCGGCCGGGTTGAGTTTTGgtttcgggttgggctgggtttgctttctttttctatttctttttcctttcctctcaactcaaaattatttgaattcaaactcctacacaaacaaacaaaacaaaaccatgcaccagcatgaatgcaacatcaaaattttaaacttagacaattttaattactttgtgaaacaaaaaataaattaaatgcaaggctaaacacattaaaccttagaaatttaaataaagccaattaaatttattataaaatgctgaaatttaaactagggtgttacagaccctacccccttaaagaaatctcgtccccgagatttagctgggctggctagcaaagagatctggatatgtcttcttcaactcatcttctcgctcccaaatagcctcagcttcactatggtgactccactgaactctgcacatcttgatgcgcttgttccggaTAACCCTCTCTGTtatctccagaatcttcaccggatgctcagtataagtcagatcttcctgcacatctactccatctagtggtgcctgctcctcgggtactcgcaaacacctcttcagttgagatatatggaagacatcataaactcctgagaggctgagaggtaactccaggcgataagcaactttgcctttccgctctagcaccttgaatggccccacataccgaggtgctaacttccccttgacattaaatctgcggattcctctcatcggagacaccttcagatacacataatcaccgacactgaaagtcaggtctctccgtttgccatcagcatagctcttctgtcggctctgtgcaatcctcagattttctagcacagcctgaaccatctgctctgcatcatctatgatctcagggccaaagagctgcttctcaccaatctgatcccaatagagaggagtcctgcactttctgccatacaatgcctcgaagggggacttcttcagactggcctgatagctgttgttatatgagaactcagcgtatgacaggcacttatcccaactagtaccatactgaatagcacaagctctcagcatatcctccaacacttggttggtcctctctgtctgtccatctgtctgagggtgataagccgtactgaaacgcagcttcgtatccaacgaatcatggagctgctcccagaaccgagaagtgaactgagaccctctgtcagatatgatcttcttgggcacaccatgcaagcagacaatccgagagatgtacaactctgcaagtctagcaccggagtaagtagtgttcactggtatgaagtgagcaaccttcgtcaatcgatccactactacccatatggagttgtaccctttctgagtacgaggcaatccaacaatgaagtccatcgtgatctcctcccatttccactctggaatcttcaagggctgtaacagacctgccggcctttgatgctcagccttgacacgctggcaggtgtcacaaatagccacgtactctgccactgaacgcttcatcccataccaccagaaacgttccttcagatcataatacatcttcgtgctgcccggatgaatagagtaagctgtatcatgggcctcactcagaatcaacttctggagatccttcacatctggcacacagatccggttcttgtaccacaaagtaccctgatcatcctctctgaaatgaggagccttgcccttcttgagcaactcacgaatctcctgcagcttctcatcatctttctgaatCTGCCtaatctctgactctagagtcggtactgcctcaaatgctgcactggaagtatgatgcaagaagtccagactcaactgctcgaattcctcacataactctggaggcatctggaaagccacggccatgttgacataacttcttctgcttagagcatctgctacaacattggccttgcctggatgatagtgaatctccagatcataatccttgaccaactctagccatcttctctgccacatgttcagctcattctgcgtgaaaatgtacttgaggctcttgtgatcagtgtagatatcacaccgctgcccatacaagtaatgcctccaaatcttcagagcatgcacaactgcggctaactcaagatcatgagtaggatagttcagctcatgctggcgtagctgccgtgaagcataagcaatcactctgccctcctgcatcagaacacacccaagaccatccttcgaagcatcacattacaccgtgaacctcttcgtctggtctggcagagtcaggactggcgccgtagtcaaccttttcttcagctcatcaaaggccctctgacgctcatcagtccacacgaaagccacatttttctccagcaaagaagtcaaaggcttcgcgatcttggagaaattcttaatgaacctccgataatatccagctaagcccaagaatgacctgacttcctttactgtctgcggtgtctcccactctagcacatccttcaccttgctcggatcaacagcaatgcctccttgagagataacatgaccgaggaatggaaccttgtcaatccagaactctcatttgctgaacttagcatatagctgatgctctctcaatctctgcaatacgagccttagatgctcctcatgctcttcttctgtcttggagaagatcagaatatcatcaatgaaaatcaccacaaagacatccagataatccatgaagaccatgttcatcagatgcatgaagaaagccggggcattagtcaagccgaaggacatgactgtatactcatatagcccgtacttgcaggtgaatgtcgtcttcggaatatctCCAGGacagatcctcagctgaaaataacccgaacgaagatcaatcttcgagaatatacgagcacctcgaagcaaatcaaagagatcctcaatacggggcagtggatgcttgttcttgatagtaactgcattcagctcccgataatccatacacatcctcttcgagccatccttcttatctaccagtaacaatggaaaagcccaaggagagaagctgcgacggatatagcccttggctagcaactcatcaatagtcttcttgacttcctcatgctctataggtgccatacggtagggccgctttgcaataggagctgtgccaggcaagagatcaatacaaaactcaatggcgcgttcaggcggcatacctggcaaatcatccggaaagacatccgggaattcagacaccacgcaaataccgtccgtgggtctagccttcatctgatgaagaaatccagaaggctccactgcactgataacaacctcttggccactggaagctgatagcaagactgtcctctgagcacaatctatccggactccccacttggccagagtctccattcccagaatgacatcaatgcccttggtgtctagcaccatcagatcagtacagaactctactcccctcaaggaaacactgaatctcgggcagtaagtgtgagacctcaactatcctcccggtgaagatactaacaggcacctctttaatgtgctagtatgaataccatgatgctcgacaaaagactgagtaatgaaggaatgtgtagcaccagtatcgaaaagcattgtagctggatatgaattaaccatgaacgtaccaataaccacgttgggagcctcgaccgctgactcggccgtcacgtggttcaccctgccctgaagtggcgccctgggctgagctgggcgcccctgctgtcccgcctgcgccttccgggggcaagcgttggcgtagtgccccggctggctgcagtgaaagcaggtgcgagggggtccctgagcctgctgtccggtaggagctgccggacgtggagcctgcggtgccggtggagcagcacgagccggaggtgccggtaacctctggccctgccccgcctgctgctgctgtcgagacgggtactgctgcggtggcctctgctggtactgctgaggaggccggtactgaggctgctggtacgtctgaggctgctggaggcgaggacgagtgttgctgccagaagcaacggggacagtcttcctcttcttgtcctccatctccaagtgcttgcgctcagtgttgagcgcgctgtcaaccagatggttgaagtcgtcgaagcggaggttgagcagcgcgtactgggggtagtcctcaaggccctccatgaagtgctcctgcttcttgcggtcatccgcaacatcagcaggggcgtagcgagcgagctgcagaaagcgatcacgatactccgtgaccgacatagtcccctgaagtgacaaagacagatagatatcgaaagattaactcaagattcataaggatagaacaaggggcattagctcaaaagaaaccgctgaatgattatatttaagattacctgcttcagtgcaaggaactccttttgtttcatcttcataacgcccgcggggacgttgtggctgcggaaccgctccctgaactggagccaagtgagagcctcgcggtcatgaactgggtgggactcccaccagtccaaagctgcccctcgcagctgtcctgctgcgtacaagacgcgctcacgatcatcgctctgggcgatgtccagctgacgctccactgcacggagccagtcgtcagcctgaagagggtcggatgtgtgagaaaacgtcggcggttgacccctcaggaacacagcacgcctgtcgcgaggctgcggcggtggaggaggcggggctgagtgtgagcctgctgaagagcctgaacagtattgttcagggtggccatcatctgcatctggagctggaagtactgctccagagtcaaaggcggcggcatcgggatcccggtcccctgggtgttctgaccctggttgttctgcccctgctggtcagaaccacgcctggtgttcaccatctgattttgggcaaaagatttcacgagtaaggatattgtaggaataaattcagatggatatgataactctttgcattataaagtagacaggatagagtggactgttttacccccaacgatctaactcattttattaattaattaactttagcatgagagtgattttctttaaacaaatttaaactactaagctatgcaatcagtcaaaaatccaaatcaaacatgtagcataataacaaacagacaattttcacaacctagccgagtttaacatacgactcgactaacacaacgcgtcgcggatcgtgctatcgtattattataaaagggtcacctagtttATACTCAtagtggtcagatgactgattcaggcctaaatctacgaaaactattcttcagagagagaaatcaaggcaagaagggtagaagtcatagaattcaaggggtataatagtaaaatagtttcagcaggcaaggattggagaaaagaagtcctaaaactcgaccagttctatctaggtttcgtcctacagtcgatacgactctgataccactctgtaacacccggtttataaaagaacataaaccgagcaatcatatacgtgccaggatcaagtcacacgtatatacaacagaatgaa
This sequence is a window from Panicum virgatum strain AP13 chromosome 7K, P.virgatum_v5, whole genome shotgun sequence. Protein-coding genes within it:
- the LOC120640204 gene encoding GDT1-like protein 2, chloroplastic isoform X2 — its product is MVVAVAVATAARWPGGATARPQAARGSCRVAAEPEHKADTARLLPWMKPIRHDVRVQMSNVNIGAGSYEEDGANSHGEHLDNSATRDSNKPTKPLSGSSFQSIGAALLLCALAAGFFFKGQPSAVVSMLAKSGFTAAFTLIFVSEIGDKTFFIAALLAMQYQKALVLLGSTAALSLMTIVSVIIGRVFQSVPTQFQTTLPIGEYAAVVLLAFFGFKSIKDALALPDSANGNIEGNSESGELAEAEELVKEKVSKKLTSPLEVLWKSFSLVFLAEWGDRSMLATIALGAAQSPLGVASGAIAGHLIATVLAILGGGFLANYLSEKLVGLLGGVLFLLFAAATLFGVF
- the LOC120640204 gene encoding GDT1-like protein 2, chloroplastic isoform X1; translation: MVVAVAVATAARWPGGATARPQAARGSCRVAAEPEHKADTARFVKYRLLPWMKPIRHDVRVQMSNVNIGAGSYEEDGANSHGEHLDNSATRDSNKPTKPLSGSSFQSIGAALLLCALAAGFFFKGQPSAVVSMLAKSGFTAAFTLIFVSEIGDKTFFIAALLAMQYQKALVLLGSTAALSLMTIVSVIIGRVFQSVPTQFQTTLPIGEYAAVVLLAFFGFKSIKDALALPDSANGNIEGNSESGELAEAEELVKEKVSKKLTSPLEVLWKSFSLVFLAEWGDRSMLATIALGAAQSPLGVASGAIAGHLIATVLAILGGGFLANYLSEKLVGLLGGVLFLLFAAATLFGVF